In a genomic window of Pieris brassicae chromosome 7, ilPieBrab1.1, whole genome shotgun sequence:
- the LOC123712131 gene encoding thymidylate synthase, with protein MAGFFICFHFWRQTPKKTITGQTLIAVCFKLLNLTRSIKMNQLSNGVSKTSNGVSKLSNDCGNHDEYHYLNLVKQIIDTGDKRVDRTGVGTLSIFGAMQRYSLKHNILPLLTTKRVFTRGVIEELLWMISGSTDSKKLTQKNVHIWDANGSKAFLDNLGFTEREEGDLGPVYGFQWRHSGAKYIDCTTDYTGQGIDQLQRVIHTIKNKPADRRILMCSWNPTDLDKMALPPCHCLAQFHVANGRLSCLLYQRSADMGLGVPFNIASYAILTHMIAHITGLEAGEFVHTTGDTHVYLNHIEPLKKQLERHPKPFPTLEFTRKIESIDDFKYEDFIIKGYEPHPKIEMDMAV; from the exons ATGGCTggattttttatctgttttcACTTTTGGCGCCAAACACCAAAAAAAACGATTACAGGGCAAACGTTGATTGCAGTGTGTTTTAAGTTGTTAAACTTAACAAGATCTATCAAAATGAATCAATTGAGTAATGGTGTGTCTAAAACAAGTAATGGTGTGTCTAAATTAAGTAATGATTGTGGAAATCATGATGAATATCACTACTTAAACTTGGTGAAACAAATTATAGATACAG GAGATAAGCGTGTCGACAGGACAGGTGTAGGCACTCTATCTATATTTGGAGCAATGCAAAGATATtccttaaaacataatatactgCCTCTACTTACTACCAAGCGTGTCTTCACGAGAGGGGTGATTGAAGAACTACTTTGGATGATCTCTGGTTCTACAGACAGCAAAAAATTAACACAGAAGAATGTTCATATTTGGGATGCCAATGGGTCTAAAGCTTTCCTTGATAACTTAGGTTTTACAGAACGAGAAGAAG GCGATCTTGGCCCGGTCTATGGCTTTCAATGGAGACACAGTGGTGCCAAATACATAGATTGTACAACTGATTATACTGGACAAGGAATAGATCAATTGCAAAGAgttatacatacaataaa aaacaaaccAGCAGACAGAAGAATATTAATGTGTTCCTGGAACCCAACTGATCTTGATAAAATGGCATTACCGCCTTGCCATTGTCTTGCTCAGTTTCATGTTGCTAATGGTAGACTCTCCTGCCTATTGTATCAAAGGAGTGCAGATATGGGACTTGGTGTACCTTTTAATATTGCCAGTTATGCCATTTTAACTCATATGATAGCTCACATAACTGGTCTTGAG GCAGGAGAATTTGTTCATACTACAGGTGATACTCATGTGTACCTCAATCACATAGAACctcttaaaaaacaattagaaAGACACCCTAAGCCATTTCCAACTTTAGAATTTACCAGAAAAATTGAATCAATAGATGATTTCAAATAtgaagattttataattaagggTTATGAACCACATCCTAAGATTGAAATGGACATGGCAGTATAG
- the LOC123712132 gene encoding protein ILRUN, protein MDVDGSAVTGEIDQNLLLQFSCMNTTDRDELISQMQRLLGPSLNYNTASFFLDMSNWNLQAAICCYLDYNLPPKLPSMSLKAAQTQESAVSPGTSFEQSWSIANTGTEGWPGSCRLIQAGGDPLGATSLYVPPLLPGHSTTVTMKLVAPSTPGTYRGYFHLVSDKGEQIGDPLWAIIKVESEETMALAEQLAALPIPSSRLEEQSQASPPDDQMC, encoded by the exons ATGGATGTGGACGGTTCAGCTGTTACTGGGGAAATAGATCAAAATCTTCTCTTGCAATTTAGTTGTATGAATACTACTGATAGGGATGAGCTTATAAGCCAAATGCAAAGGCTTTTGGGGCctagtttaaattataatacagcAAGCTTTTTCCTAGACATGAGTAATTG GAACTTACAGGCTGCAATATGTTGttatttagattataatttaCCACCAAAACTTCCATCAATGTCTTTAAAAGCTGCTCAAACACAGGAATCAGCAGTTAGTCCAGGAACGAG TTTTGAACAAAGTTGGAGTATTGCAAATACAGGGACAGAAGGTTGGCCAGGAAGTTGTAGGTTGATACAGGCTGGTGGTGATCCATTAGGAGCAACATCCTTGTATGTGCCACCATTGCTCCCAGGGCACAGTACAACAGTTACTATGAAGTTAGTGGCACCTAGTACACCTGGCACATACAGGGGCTATTTCCATTTGGTTTCTGATAAAGGAGAACAAATAGgag ATCCACTATGGGCAATAATTAAGGTAGAATCTGAGGAAACCATGGCACTAGCAGAACAATTAGCTGCACTGCCAATACCTAGTAGTAGGCTAGAAGAACAATCACAG gcaTCTCCACCAGATGATCAGATGTGTTGA
- the LOC123712564 gene encoding gastrula zinc finger protein XlCGF17.1-like isoform X1 encodes MMDCEEAVKPKKFQCEIEGCRAQFDRPNRLLKHRLTHANIKPYSCIEDGCGKAYTSKNHLERHINTAHRSYNDTTMYSCPTCFKQYSNRQNLKRHYKIHHVGGVEKFSCEICHISFKRNHQLRTHMYRHTGVKDFSCPMCPKQFISMTEQKKHIRNHKEFICEHCYQKFSRWLDLVQHRQTSHQSEEYICDHCGKIFKQRQHIIRHLKIQHYTREVSLFICPYENCSRNYSRNSNLKQHILVKHEGLTFNCHLCEAKLSTKAKLKEHIIRHSRPTPYKPPKTLLTGRKKRKDAYIPRSNTALKLAGLPCPVLENPALPDAYIEREENAGVNQLLSVGM; translated from the exons ATGATGGATTGTGAAGAAGCGGTGAAACCAAAGAAATTTCAATGTGAGATAGAAGGTTGCAGAGCTCAGTTCGACAGACCTAACAGGCTTTTAAAACATCGACTAACTCACGCAAATATT AAACCATATTCTTGTATAGAAGATGGATGTGGTAAAGCCTACACTAGCAAAAATCACTTAGAAAGGCACATAAATACTGCTCACAGATCTTACAATGATACTACAATGTACAG cTGTCCAACTTGCTTTAAACAATATAGCAATCGCCAAAATCTTAAAagacattataaaatacatcatGTGGGTGGTGTGGAAAAGTTCTCATGTGAAATATGCCACATTAGTTTTAAGCGTAACCATCAGTTAAGGACACATATGTATAGACATACAGGAGTAAAAGACTTCAG TTGTCCAATGTGcccaaaacaatttatatctaTGACGGAGCAGAAAAAACACATAAGAAATCATAAAGAATTTATATGTGAACATTGTTATCAGAAATTTTCACGGTGGCTTGATCTGGTACAACATAGACAGACAAGTCATCAATCAGAAG aATATATTTGTGATCACTGTGGGAAAATTTTTAAGCAAAGACAACACATAATTCGTCATTTAAAGATACAACATTACACCAGAGAAGTGTCACTTTTTATTTGTCCATATGAAAATTGTTCTAG GAATTACTCAAGAAACAGCAATTTGAAGCAGCATATATTAGTTAAACATGAGGGTTTGACTTTTAACTGCCATTTATGTGAAGCAAAATTGTCAACAAAG GCAAAACTAAAAGAGCATATTATAAGACACAGTCGTCCTACACCTTATAAACCCCCAAAGACATTGTTAACAGGCCGAAAAAAGAGGAAAGATGCCTACATACCTAGATCCAATACAGCCCTCAAGTTAGCTGGATTGCCATGTCCTGTTTTGGAAAATCCAGCATTACCAGATGCATATATAGAAAGAGAAGAAAATGCCGGTGTTAATCAACTATTAAGTGTTggaatgtaa
- the LOC123712564 gene encoding zinc finger protein 436-like isoform X2 encodes MCPKQFISMTEQKKHIRNHKEFICEHCYQKFSRWLDLVQHRQTSHQSEEYICDHCGKIFKQRQHIIRHLKIQHYTREVSLFICPYENCSRNYSRNSNLKQHILVKHEGLTFNCHLCEAKLSTKAKLKEHIIRHSRPTPYKPPKTLLTGRKKRKDAYIPRSNTALKLAGLPCPVLENPALPDAYIEREENAGVNQLLSVGM; translated from the exons ATGTGcccaaaacaatttatatctaTGACGGAGCAGAAAAAACACATAAGAAATCATAAAGAATTTATATGTGAACATTGTTATCAGAAATTTTCACGGTGGCTTGATCTGGTACAACATAGACAGACAAGTCATCAATCAGAAG aATATATTTGTGATCACTGTGGGAAAATTTTTAAGCAAAGACAACACATAATTCGTCATTTAAAGATACAACATTACACCAGAGAAGTGTCACTTTTTATTTGTCCATATGAAAATTGTTCTAG GAATTACTCAAGAAACAGCAATTTGAAGCAGCATATATTAGTTAAACATGAGGGTTTGACTTTTAACTGCCATTTATGTGAAGCAAAATTGTCAACAAAG GCAAAACTAAAAGAGCATATTATAAGACACAGTCGTCCTACACCTTATAAACCCCCAAAGACATTGTTAACAGGCCGAAAAAAGAGGAAAGATGCCTACATACCTAGATCCAATACAGCCCTCAAGTTAGCTGGATTGCCATGTCCTGTTTTGGAAAATCCAGCATTACCAGATGCATATATAGAAAGAGAAGAAAATGCCGGTGTTAATCAACTATTAAGTGTTggaatgtaa
- the LOC123711714 gene encoding putative neutral sphingomyelinase isoform X1, which translates to MEFSINLFTLNCWGIPIVSKNRKERIEAITKYLLSGDQDIVCLQEVWSENDYLYLKENLSSVLPYSHYFYSGVLGSGLCVFSKWLIKDVFFHQWPLNGYIHKIHHGDWFGGKGVGLCRIKYLDRLINVYCTHLHAEYHEDDIYLAHRVLQAHSTAEFVNLTSSPADISFLAGDFNTAPGEISFRLITQIANLLDPCDVESIGDTAKLIKALGTCDNINNSYSNPKMTKTCPEGKRIDHILFNVNSGWEAEVISLKNPLQDRVPGQEFSYSDHNAVSLELKVKANVKNKERPKSVYDKYDDTVVEAIKICKEAKVTVVKSRKLFLITGGLIFMFLIGSVGYWPNNVLVDMIKIFMTGICFYYIVMGTIWNRIEMNSLKAGLSALENFQRSSLSEN; encoded by the exons ATGGAATTCtctataaatttgtttacactAAACTGTTG GGGTATCCCTATTGTATCCAAAAATCGTAAGGAAAGAATTGAAGCAATTACTAAGTATTTACTTTCCGGTGACCAAGATATTGTATGTCTTCAAGAAGTATGGAGTGAAAATGATTATCTCTATTTGAAAGAGAATTTAAGTAGTGTACTGCCATATTCACACTATTTCTATAG tggAGTTCTTGGTTCAGGTCTATGTGTGTTCTCCAAGTGGCTTATAAAAGATGTCTTCTTTCATCAATGGCCGTTGAATGGTTACATTCACAAGATACATCATGGAGATTGGTTTGGAGGGAAAGGGGTTGGTCTTTGTCGCATTAAATATTTGGAcagattaataaatgtttattgtacACAT ttgCATGCTGAATACCATGAAGATGACATTTACCTAGCCCACCGAGTATTGCAAGCACATTCGACTGCCGAGTTTGTGAACCTTACCTCTTCTCCAGCTGATATCTCCTTTCTAGCTGGTGATTTTAATACAGCTCCTGGAGAAATATCGTTTAG attaataACTCAAATAGCAAATCTTCTAGATCCATGTGATGTAGAGTCAATTGGGGACACAGCAAAGTTGATAAAAGCATTAGGGACCTGtgataatatcaataatagcTACTCTAACCCGAAAATGACAAAAACCTGCCCGGAAGGAAAGAGAATTGATCATATACTGTTCAACGTGAATTCAGGATGGGAG gcCGAAGTCATCAGTCTCAAGAATCCACTACAAGATAGAGTACCAGGACAAGAATTTTCATATTCAGACCACAACGCCGTGTCGCTCGAGTTGAAGGTTAAGGCAAATGTCAAAAACAAGGAACGGCCTAAGAGCGTTTACGACAAATATGATGACACAGTAGTAGAAGCAATTAAAATCTGTAAAGAAGCAAAAGTTACTGTGGTGAAATCGAGAAAGTTATTTTTGATAACCGGTGGTCTTATTTTCATGTTTTTGATTGGTTCGGTTGGGTATTGGCCGAACAATGTTTTAGTcgatatgattaaaatattcatgaccggtatttgtttttattatattgttatgggGACGATTTGGAATAGAATTGAGATGAATAGTCTTAAAGCTGGGTTGTCAGCATTAGAAAATTTCCAAAGGAGTAGTTTAAGTGAAAAttag
- the LOC123711714 gene encoding putative neutral sphingomyelinase isoform X2, translated as MEFSINLFTLNCWGIPIVSKNRKERIEAITKYLLSGDQDIVCLQEVWSENDYLYLKENLSSVLPYSHYFYSGVLGSGLCVFSKWLIKDVFFHQWPLNGYIHKIHHGDWFGGKGVGLCRIKYLDRLINVYCTHLHAEYHEDDIYLAHRVLQAHSTAEFVNLTSSPADISFLAGDFNTAPGEISFRSM; from the exons ATGGAATTCtctataaatttgtttacactAAACTGTTG GGGTATCCCTATTGTATCCAAAAATCGTAAGGAAAGAATTGAAGCAATTACTAAGTATTTACTTTCCGGTGACCAAGATATTGTATGTCTTCAAGAAGTATGGAGTGAAAATGATTATCTCTATTTGAAAGAGAATTTAAGTAGTGTACTGCCATATTCACACTATTTCTATAG tggAGTTCTTGGTTCAGGTCTATGTGTGTTCTCCAAGTGGCTTATAAAAGATGTCTTCTTTCATCAATGGCCGTTGAATGGTTACATTCACAAGATACATCATGGAGATTGGTTTGGAGGGAAAGGGGTTGGTCTTTGTCGCATTAAATATTTGGAcagattaataaatgtttattgtacACAT ttgCATGCTGAATACCATGAAGATGACATTTACCTAGCCCACCGAGTATTGCAAGCACATTCGACTGCCGAGTTTGTGAACCTTACCTCTTCTCCAGCTGATATCTCCTTTCTAGCTGGTGATTTTAATACAGCTCCTGGAGAAATATCGTTTAG ATCCATGTGA
- the LOC123711713 gene encoding transmembrane protein 184C: MCTEPVRSFFSQWRLWIRPFFIATYILLVIVLVPTLIVHAIENGFTKSDQGTLVAGGFVLLAVPISIWQITQHIVHYTKPSLQKHIIRILWMVPIYALNAWLGLEFPEQSIYMDSLRECYEAYVIYNFMKYLLNYLNDGNDFEELLESKPQVYHIFPLCCLAPWEMGSEFIHNCKHGILQYTLVRPLTTVISMICELCGVYGESDFSANVAFPYMVAINNLSQFVAMYCLVLFYRANRTELKPMKPIGKFLCIKAVVFFSFFQGVIINILVYCGVISTIFDISDKDKIKIMSSKLQDFLICIEMFIAAIAHHYSFSYKPYISPLDPSPSCLGSFLAMWDVSDVKRDISEHLGVVGSSFSRRLRGKSMYHMTKGYDESSRLVSEQVPSSSAPDLTVEATEPPSVDIRPSVYGSLDSTMATGSMNSETDPLLDMSEDKSEPRA, translated from the exons ATGTGCACGGAGCCAGTGAGATCATTTTTTAGCCAGTGGCGACTTTGGATAAGGCCTTTCTTTattgcgacatatatattattggtaATTGTATTAGTGCCAACACTAATTGTACATGCTATTGAAAATGGATTTACAAAATCTGATCAAGGAACGTTGGTTGCTGGGGGCTTCGTACTCTTGGCTGTGCCAATATCAATTTGGCAAATTACACAACACATAGTACACTATACTAAACCGTcattacaaaaacatattattcg AATATTATGGATGGTACCAATTTATGCCTTAAATGCTTGGCTTGGCTTAGAATTTCCTGAGCAGTCTATATATATGGACTCCCTAAGAGAATGTTATGAAgcatatgttatatataatttcatgaagtatttacttaattacCTCAATGATGGTAATGATTTTGAAGAATTATTAGAGTCAAAGCCTCAAGTGTATCATATATTCCCCTTGTGTTGTTTGGCTCCTTGGGAAATGGGAAG tGAATTTATTCATAACTGCAAGCATGGGATTCTGCAGTACACACTTGTGAGGCCTCTGACAACTGTCATCTCAATGATATGTGAACTTTGTGGTGTCTATGGAGAAAGTGACTTCAGTGCAAATGTTGCTTTCCCTTACATGGTAGCAATTAATAACTTGTCACAATTTGTGGCTATGTattgtttagtattattttacagaGCAAATAGGACAGAGTTAAAACCAATGAAGCCTATTGGAAAATTTCTATGCATCAAAGCGGTAGTTTTCTTTTCATTCTT CCAAGgcgttattataaatattttggtatACTGTGGTGTGATATCaacaatatttgatatttctgATAAGGACAAGATAAAGATTATGTCTTCCAAACTACAG GACTTCCTGATTTGCATAGAGATGTTTATAGCAGCGATAGCCCATCACTACAGTTTCTCGTACAAGCCTTATATATCGCCTCTCGATCCATCTCCATCGTGTTTGGGCTCGTTCCTCGCGATGTGGGATGTATCTGATGTCAAACGGGACATTTCTGAGCATCTTGGCGTTGTGG gaaGCTCATTTAGCAGACGATTACGAGGTAAATCAATGTATCACATGACCAAAGGTTATGATGAGAGCTCAAGGCTTGTCAGCGAACAAGTTCCATCCAGCTCTGCTCCAGATTTGACAGTTGAAGCCACGGAACCACCGTCGGTGGACATACGACCTTCTGTATATGGATCTCTCGATAGCACCATGGCAACGGGTTCAATGAACTCTGAAACTGACCCCTTACTTGATATGTCCGAAGATAAATCTGAACCGAGAGCGTAA